From the genome of Edaphobacter dinghuensis, one region includes:
- a CDS encoding TonB-dependent receptor: MFAVSDRLYAQAGATGTILGTVTDSTGAIVANAVVTVTNTATDAKVRMTSSSSGDYQASSLNPGSYSVSAEMSGFQKSVTSDFTLAVDQKIRVNVVLKPGAVTETVQVMAQALALDTDSSAIGQLVSQKQVEELPLNGRNFMQLLLLGAGAVTVGGEQGTMRQGSGNAISINGARPESNNYTLDGLINTDTALVTPAVILSQDAIQEFKVESGSYPAEFGFSANQINLVSKSGTNRIHGTVFEFNRNNAYDASPFPTAADYQAGVKTPLPKLRQNQFGFVADGPVYIPKLYDGRNKTFWMANYEGWRIINGTIEKASVPNPAVLTGDFSAENLPVNGSTACTTNLNSSLNCLPVDPLTGQPFPGNKIPASRITARLANAAIGAGFWPTPNAGAANATPGTINFVKSVGLPLVTNQQTYRVDQTLGKLGLVFGRYTYSTYQNSSLNTASLVYGLETQYETQKNWEISHTISLGTRSTNNFRFGYLDASAPQGATTPPDSFVTSLGLTGTFQKFGPLQLTYPSIGLSQYATVGGPVNAYTGSDQPAWEFADSYTWVKGRNTFGFGGDYRRWRLVRNLDDDFLGDYGFSSASITNNKVGCPASNADCGTGNAVADMLLGYYSSAAGYVPGPLSPTDQAGNPQTHIFSYFAPYAQDDLKVTQRLTLNIGMRWDFRAAPYEAQNHFFWLDNQNTQGGLCYADKTLGTNGVATGVGYDNVTPILRYCGSNVPHPGSKTPFAPRFGFAYRAGDKTVIRGGYGIFWDSSEGREIDDSGDIYPYAIRNNLTPATNAGVSKLTNDLFTPFATLLPFPVSTLTFIAVIESDNPLNPYVQQWSLSTQRSLARNTTFELNYIGSKGTHLLTRHDIAQPNAIPADSLAFCDAQNPDGSYKNTKVAPCLPSSRLPYKNFTSIYINSDWHGYSNYNSMNAKFEHRTSSLAVTAIYTWAKSMDDKSAAAGVGASGAGYQGFMDNHNPNLDYAPSDFDVNQRFVASYVYDLPIGRGKKVMGGANRATDLLVGGWELTGITTFQSGFPFGINSADPLNYTGSIAPRASYVPGCNIHGGVMAKFQRLNMACFYQSAPGVYGNTGRNFLRQPGINNFDMGLAKSLALTDQMRLAFRVDTFNTFNHHQYAITVGGLATGGSGGGSAIDNGLTDSLAGKITSSSPGRVIQLSGKLTF; the protein is encoded by the coding sequence TTGTTCGCGGTCTCTGACAGGCTTTATGCTCAGGCTGGAGCTACAGGGACGATTCTGGGGACCGTGACCGATAGTACCGGCGCTATCGTTGCGAATGCGGTTGTGACCGTGACCAACACTGCAACCGATGCGAAGGTTCGCATGACTTCCAGTTCATCGGGAGACTATCAGGCTTCATCGTTGAACCCGGGATCTTATTCTGTGTCGGCTGAGATGTCGGGATTTCAGAAGTCGGTGACAAGCGACTTCACACTTGCCGTTGATCAGAAGATTCGCGTCAACGTGGTCTTGAAGCCGGGAGCGGTAACCGAGACCGTGCAGGTGATGGCGCAAGCATTAGCGCTCGATACCGATAGCTCCGCCATCGGACAGCTAGTGAGTCAGAAGCAGGTAGAAGAGCTTCCGCTCAACGGCCGCAACTTCATGCAACTGCTCTTGCTGGGCGCAGGAGCAGTCACAGTAGGCGGCGAGCAAGGCACAATGCGCCAGGGATCAGGTAATGCCATCAGCATCAATGGAGCTCGGCCCGAGTCGAATAACTACACCCTCGATGGGTTGATCAATACAGATACAGCGCTGGTAACTCCTGCGGTCATTCTGTCGCAGGATGCGATTCAGGAGTTCAAAGTTGAGAGTGGCAGCTATCCCGCCGAGTTCGGCTTCAGCGCCAACCAGATCAATCTCGTCAGTAAGAGCGGAACCAACAGGATTCATGGAACAGTATTTGAGTTCAACCGTAACAATGCGTATGATGCAAGTCCGTTCCCAACCGCAGCCGACTATCAGGCAGGAGTGAAAACTCCCCTTCCAAAGTTGCGCCAGAATCAGTTTGGTTTCGTTGCAGACGGGCCGGTGTACATTCCCAAACTGTACGACGGCCGCAACAAAACGTTCTGGATGGCAAACTATGAAGGATGGCGCATCATCAACGGGACGATCGAAAAGGCATCCGTGCCAAATCCTGCGGTGCTGACTGGCGACTTCTCCGCAGAAAATCTTCCGGTCAACGGAAGTACCGCATGCACCACAAACTTAAATTCGAGTCTGAATTGTCTTCCTGTAGACCCACTTACCGGTCAACCTTTTCCTGGAAACAAGATCCCCGCCAGTCGGATTACAGCACGTCTAGCCAATGCTGCGATTGGTGCAGGCTTCTGGCCTACTCCGAACGCTGGTGCAGCTAACGCTACTCCCGGTACGATTAACTTTGTAAAGTCGGTTGGATTACCTCTGGTCACGAACCAGCAGACGTACCGCGTCGATCAGACGCTAGGTAAGCTTGGTCTTGTCTTTGGGCGCTACACTTATTCGACCTATCAAAATAGCAGCCTTAACACTGCTTCGCTTGTCTACGGCCTTGAGACACAGTATGAGACACAAAAGAACTGGGAGATATCGCACACCATCAGTCTCGGCACACGGAGCACGAATAACTTCCGCTTCGGTTATCTTGATGCCTCTGCACCTCAGGGAGCCACAACTCCACCTGACTCCTTTGTCACGTCGCTGGGGCTTACGGGAACTTTCCAGAAGTTCGGACCGCTTCAGCTTACCTATCCCAGTATTGGTCTAAGCCAGTACGCAACCGTCGGTGGTCCTGTCAACGCTTACACCGGATCCGATCAGCCCGCATGGGAGTTTGCTGACTCCTATACGTGGGTAAAGGGAAGAAACACCTTTGGCTTCGGTGGCGACTATCGGCGTTGGCGGTTGGTACGCAACCTTGATGACGATTTTCTGGGCGACTATGGATTTAGTTCAGCATCTATCACTAACAATAAGGTAGGTTGCCCGGCGAGCAACGCTGACTGCGGTACCGGTAATGCTGTCGCTGATATGCTTCTCGGCTATTACAGCAGCGCTGCCGGTTATGTACCGGGTCCTCTGAGCCCAACCGATCAGGCCGGCAATCCCCAGACTCACATCTTCAGCTACTTTGCGCCATACGCTCAAGATGATCTGAAAGTAACCCAGAGACTTACATTGAATATTGGTATGCGCTGGGATTTTCGTGCTGCACCCTATGAAGCGCAGAATCACTTCTTCTGGCTCGATAACCAAAATACCCAAGGTGGATTGTGCTACGCCGACAAGACTCTGGGAACAAACGGTGTAGCAACCGGAGTTGGTTACGATAATGTGACGCCGATCCTGCGTTATTGTGGATCGAATGTCCCTCATCCCGGCTCGAAGACTCCCTTTGCTCCACGGTTCGGCTTTGCCTATCGCGCTGGAGATAAGACCGTTATTCGCGGCGGCTACGGCATCTTCTGGGATTCATCTGAGGGACGCGAGATCGACGACTCGGGTGACATCTATCCCTACGCCATTCGTAATAATCTCACCCCGGCAACGAACGCCGGTGTTTCAAAGCTGACAAATGACTTATTTACACCTTTCGCCACACTCCTTCCGTTTCCTGTATCGACGCTGACGTTCATTGCGGTTATCGAATCTGACAATCCGTTGAATCCCTATGTCCAGCAATGGTCGCTTTCAACGCAGCGGTCGCTTGCAAGGAATACAACGTTCGAGCTGAACTATATCGGGTCAAAGGGAACCCATCTTCTGACTCGGCACGATATCGCTCAACCCAATGCAATTCCTGCGGATAGCTTGGCATTTTGCGACGCGCAGAATCCCGATGGATCATATAAGAATACAAAGGTTGCTCCTTGCCTTCCGAGTTCGCGGCTGCCCTATAAGAATTTCACCAGTATCTACATCAACAGCGACTGGCACGGATACTCCAACTACAACTCGATGAATGCGAAGTTCGAGCATCGCACCAGTTCACTTGCGGTAACTGCGATCTATACCTGGGCGAAGAGCATGGATGACAAGTCTGCCGCGGCCGGAGTAGGTGCAAGTGGTGCCGGTTATCAGGGCTTCATGGATAACCACAACCCAAATTTAGACTATGCTCCATCGGACTTTGATGTTAACCAGCGTTTTGTTGCGAGCTATGTTTATGACCTTCCCATTGGTCGAGGCAAGAAGGTGATGGGAGGAGCTAACCGAGCCACTGACTTGCTGGTAGGCGGATGGGAGCTCACTGGTATTACAACCTTTCAGAGCGGATTTCCTTTCGGAATCAACTCAGCCGATCCACTCAACTACACCGGCAGTATTGCTCCCCGTGCCAGCTATGTCCCAGGTTGTAATATTCACGGTGGTGTCATGGCGAAGTTTCAGCGTTTGAATATGGCATGCTTCTACCAATCGGCGCCTGGAGTATATGGCAACACTGGCCGTAACTTCCTACGTCAGCCCGGCATCAATAACTTCGACATGGGTCTCGCAAAGAGCCTCGCTCTCACCGATCAGATGAGACTTGCCTTCCGTGTCGATACATTCAATACCTTCAATCATCACCAATACGCAATAACTGTAGGCGGTTTGGCTACGGGAGGATCGGGTGGCGGCTCTGCAATCGATAACGGTCTGACAGATTCACTCGCAGGAAAGATCACAAGCTCATCACCGGGCAGGGTGATTCAGTTGAGTGGAAAGCTGACCTTCTGA
- a CDS encoding helix-turn-helix domain-containing protein, which produces MSPITEAKILTKYRARESRTDRARRLQPDLDREYIVPILLKSVQVLDLLGEVPGGMRIEQIHQETGIAKTTVYRIVRTLVVSGRLCHANNGAYAIARKLNAEFDSSSCSSDSLYRNQVEIA; this is translated from the coding sequence ATGTCGCCAATTACAGAGGCCAAAATTTTAACGAAGTATCGTGCCAGGGAGAGTCGAACTGATAGAGCACGACGCTTGCAACCTGATCTGGATCGCGAGTATATAGTTCCCATTTTATTGAAGTCCGTTCAGGTGCTCGATCTTCTCGGAGAGGTGCCAGGGGGGATGCGGATCGAACAGATTCATCAAGAAACCGGAATTGCAAAGACGACAGTCTATCGAATTGTTAGAACTCTTGTGGTGAGTGGGCGCCTCTGCCATGCGAATAATGGAGCCTATGCGATCGCAAGAAAGCTGAACGCTGAATTCGACTCTTCGTCGTGTTCCTCTGACTCACTTTATCGAAATCAGGTCGAGATAGCTTAG